Proteins encoded together in one Triticum dicoccoides isolate Atlit2015 ecotype Zavitan chromosome 7B, WEW_v2.0, whole genome shotgun sequence window:
- the LOC119339094 gene encoding uncharacterized protein LOC119339094 — MLIQQTNCSKPRRRGRRRVRRSGGGVRLGLLLRLRVRLFGIVGLLVRRVEELRCCPARGKISCSTSRARRPVLSLDGSCRRRQAPADRNQSSFYNEAIADCLEFIKSRST, encoded by the coding sequence ATGCTGATCCAACAGACGAACTGCAGCAAGCCCcggcggcgaggtcgccggcgtGTGCGCCGCAGCGGTGGTGGTGTCCGGCTGGGCTTGCTGCTCCGGCTGCGCGTGCGGCTGTTCGGCATCGTCGGCCTGCTCGTCAGGCGCGTGGAGGAGCTCAGATGCTGCCCCGCCCGTGGCAAGATCAGCTGCTCGACGTCGAGAGCGCGCAGGCCGGTGTTGTCCCTTGACGGTAGCTGCCGTCGCCGTCAGGCGCCGGCAGATAGGAATCAGAGCTCCTTCTACAACGAGGCCATAGCAGACTGCTTGGAGTTCATCAAGAGCAGATCCACCTAA